One segment of Streptomyces sp. NBC_00576 DNA contains the following:
- the egtA gene encoding ergothioneine biosynthesis glutamate--cysteine ligase EgtA gives MSDSVSDCTEPRTALSEAEVEALVRGICFKTGPPRTLGVEVEWIVHELRQPQLPVTPERLEAAYAALRILPLRSALTVEPGGQLELSSAPAGSLMECIGSVSADLDAVRAVLREDGLGLVGIGQDPWHPPRRFLHEPRYDALERCLDLTGSAGRAMMCTSASVQVCLDAGHEEPGPLGHGRRWWLANQLGPVLVAAFANSPLAVCSPTGWRSTRQVLWMEIGAGRAGAPPLDADPRQAWARHVLDAPVMCIRRDSGPWDVPEDGLTFREWIRTGVPRPPTQEDLDYHLTTLFPPVRPRGHLELRMIDAQPGDDGWIVPLAVTAALFDDPEAAELAYRAVKPLAERALSLPAPNNPLWADAARYGLADPELREVALACFSAALEALPRLGASQEVVDAVSAYIDRYVIQGRCPADDLLDRLYGTDRRAYEASYGKDLRT, from the coding sequence ATGTCCGATTCGGTGAGTGACTGTACGGAACCACGCACCGCCCTGTCCGAGGCTGAGGTCGAAGCCCTGGTCCGGGGGATCTGCTTCAAGACCGGACCACCTCGCACGCTCGGTGTCGAGGTGGAATGGATCGTCCACGAGCTGCGGCAGCCGCAGCTCCCCGTGACACCCGAACGGCTCGAAGCGGCCTACGCCGCACTGCGGATCCTGCCTCTCAGGTCGGCGCTCACCGTCGAACCGGGCGGTCAGCTGGAGCTCAGCTCCGCTCCCGCCGGCTCCCTGATGGAGTGCATCGGATCCGTCTCCGCCGACCTCGACGCCGTCCGCGCGGTACTGCGCGAGGACGGTCTCGGTCTCGTCGGCATCGGCCAGGATCCCTGGCACCCGCCCCGCCGTTTCCTGCACGAGCCCCGTTACGACGCCCTGGAGCGGTGCCTCGACCTCACCGGTTCGGCCGGCCGCGCCATGATGTGCACCTCGGCCTCCGTGCAGGTGTGTCTCGACGCCGGTCACGAGGAGCCGGGCCCCCTCGGGCACGGACGGCGCTGGTGGCTCGCGAACCAGCTCGGCCCGGTCCTCGTGGCCGCCTTCGCCAACTCCCCGCTCGCCGTGTGCAGCCCCACCGGCTGGCGTTCCACCCGCCAGGTGCTGTGGATGGAGATCGGCGCCGGGAGAGCGGGGGCGCCGCCGCTGGACGCCGATCCGCGGCAGGCCTGGGCCAGGCATGTGCTCGATGCCCCGGTGATGTGCATACGCCGGGACAGCGGGCCGTGGGACGTCCCGGAGGACGGACTGACGTTCCGGGAGTGGATCCGGACCGGGGTGCCCCGGCCGCCCACGCAGGAGGATCTCGACTACCACCTGACGACCCTGTTCCCGCCGGTCCGGCCGCGCGGCCATCTCGAACTGCGCATGATCGACGCCCAGCCCGGCGACGACGGCTGGATCGTCCCGCTCGCCGTCACGGCCGCGCTCTTCGACGACCCCGAGGCCGCCGAACTGGCCTACCGGGCTGTCAAGCCGCTCGCCGAGCGAGCCCTGTCACTGCCCGCCCCGAACAATCCGCTGTGGGCCGACGCCGCCCGCTACGGCCTGGCCGACCCGGAGTTGCGCGAGGTTGCCCTCGCCTGCTTCTCGGCCGCTCTGGAGGCCCTGCCCCGGCTCGGCGCGAGCCAGGAGGTCGTCGACGCCGTCTCCGCGTACATCGACCGCTATGTCATCCAAGGCCGTTGCCCCGCCGACGACCTGCTCGACCGCCTGTACGGCACGGACCGGCGTGCGTACGAGGCCTCGTACGGGAAGGACCTCCGCACATGA
- the egtD gene encoding L-histidine N(alpha)-methyltransferase, translating to MSPFLVTRTLPEDATEAALRADVLHGLTRTPKALPPKWFYDAHGSELFDRITELPEYYPTRAEREILLARAGEIAAATGARTLVELGSGSSEKTRHLLDALPELETYVPVDVSESALRQAGEALIAERPGLGVHALIADFTGGLALPGTPGPRLMAFLGGTIGNLLPAERAAFLSSVRSLLSPGDALLLGTDLVKAESVLVPAYDDAAGVTAAFNKNVLTVVNRELGADFDPDAFEHVALWDSANEWIEMRLRSLAEQTVKIPALDLAVDFAVGEEMRTEVSAKFRKEGVGAELAAAGLEPTRWWTDELGRFALSLSVAR from the coding sequence GTGAGTCCGTTCCTGGTCACCCGCACCCTGCCCGAGGACGCCACGGAGGCCGCCCTGCGCGCCGACGTTCTCCACGGGCTCACCCGCACGCCCAAGGCACTCCCGCCGAAGTGGTTCTACGACGCTCACGGCAGCGAACTCTTCGACCGGATCACCGAGTTGCCCGAGTACTACCCGACCCGGGCCGAGCGCGAGATCCTTCTCGCCCGGGCCGGGGAGATCGCCGCCGCGACCGGTGCGCGCACGCTGGTCGAGCTGGGTTCCGGCTCGTCGGAGAAGACGCGGCATCTGCTGGACGCGCTGCCGGAGCTGGAGACGTATGTCCCGGTCGACGTGAGTGAGAGCGCGCTGCGGCAGGCGGGCGAGGCGCTGATCGCCGAGCGGCCGGGGCTCGGCGTACACGCTCTGATCGCCGACTTCACCGGCGGTCTGGCGCTGCCGGGGACGCCCGGGCCCCGACTGATGGCGTTCCTCGGCGGCACGATCGGCAATCTGCTGCCCGCCGAACGGGCCGCGTTCCTGTCGTCGGTGCGTTCCCTGCTGTCGCCCGGGGACGCGCTGCTGCTCGGCACGGACCTGGTCAAGGCCGAGTCGGTGCTGGTCCCGGCGTACGACGACGCGGCGGGTGTGACGGCCGCGTTCAACAAGAACGTGCTGACCGTCGTCAACCGCGAACTCGGCGCCGACTTCGACCCCGACGCCTTCGAGCATGTGGCGCTGTGGGACTCGGCCAACGAGTGGATCGAGATGCGGCTGCGCTCGCTCGCCGAGCAGACCGTGAAGATCCCCGCGCTCGACCTCGCCGTGGACTTCGCGGTGGGCGAGGAGATGCGTACGGAGGTGTCGGCGAAGTTCCGGAAGGAGGGTGTGGGCGCCGAACTGGCCGCTGCCGGGCTGGAGCCGACCCGGTGGTGGACGGACGAGCTGGGCCGTTTCGCCCTGTCGCTGAGCGTCGCCCGTTAG
- the egtB gene encoding ergothioneine biosynthesis protein EgtB, which produces MTDPALDPETLRGRALAALTVARERTALLTSVEDPELTAQHSPLMSPLVWDLAHIGNQEEMWLLRAVAGREAMRPEIDGLYDAFEHSRAERPSLPLLPPAEARKYAAEVRGRVLDVLESAGFEGTGARLTEAGFAFGMIAQHEQQHDETMLITHQLRKGPAVLHAPDPEPAPPFTGPAEVLVPGGPFTMGTSTEPWSLDNERPAHRREVASFFIDTTPVTNAAYQAFIADGGYDDPRWWTSDGWSHVRGHSLYAPLFWFRDGGQWLRRRFGVTEVVPPDEPVVHVCWYEADAYARWAGRRLPTEAEWEKAARHDPATDRSTRYPWGDADPAPEHANLGQRHLRPAPAGSYPAGESPLGVRQLIGDVWEWTASDFLPYPGFSMFPYKEYSEVFFGPEYKVLRGGSFAVDAVACRGTFRNWDYPIRRQIFSGFRTARTPEAI; this is translated from the coding sequence ATGACCGACCCCGCCCTGGATCCGGAGACGCTCCGGGGGCGTGCTCTTGCCGCGCTCACCGTCGCGCGGGAGCGGACCGCGCTCCTCACCTCCGTCGAGGATCCCGAACTCACCGCGCAGCACTCGCCGTTGATGTCCCCGCTGGTCTGGGATCTCGCCCATATCGGCAACCAGGAGGAGATGTGGCTGTTGCGCGCGGTCGCCGGGCGGGAGGCGATGCGGCCCGAGATCGACGGCCTGTACGACGCCTTCGAGCACTCGCGCGCCGAACGGCCCTCACTGCCGCTGCTGCCGCCCGCCGAGGCCCGTAAGTACGCGGCGGAGGTGCGCGGCCGGGTCCTGGACGTGCTGGAGAGCGCCGGGTTCGAAGGTACGGGTGCTCGGCTGACCGAGGCCGGATTCGCCTTCGGGATGATCGCCCAGCACGAACAGCAGCACGACGAGACGATGCTGATCACCCATCAGCTGCGGAAGGGGCCGGCGGTTCTCCATGCTCCCGACCCGGAGCCCGCTCCCCCGTTCACCGGTCCGGCCGAAGTCCTCGTCCCCGGTGGCCCGTTCACGATGGGCACCTCCACCGAGCCGTGGTCCCTGGACAACGAACGGCCCGCGCACCGGCGCGAGGTGGCGTCCTTCTTCATCGATACGACGCCGGTGACGAACGCCGCCTACCAGGCGTTCATCGCCGACGGAGGCTACGACGACCCGCGCTGGTGGACGTCGGACGGCTGGTCGCATGTGCGCGGACACTCCCTGTACGCGCCGCTGTTCTGGTTCCGGGACGGCGGGCAGTGGCTGCGGCGGCGGTTCGGGGTCACCGAGGTGGTGCCGCCCGACGAGCCCGTCGTGCACGTGTGCTGGTACGAGGCGGACGCGTACGCCCGCTGGGCCGGGCGCCGGCTGCCCACCGAGGCGGAGTGGGAGAAGGCCGCCCGGCACGACCCGGCGACCGACCGCTCGACGCGCTACCCGTGGGGCGACGCGGACCCCGCCCCCGAGCACGCCAACCTCGGTCAGCGGCATCTGCGGCCGGCGCCCGCCGGGAGCTATCCGGCCGGGGAATCGCCGCTGGGGGTACGGCAGTTGATCGGTGATGTGTGGGAGTGGACGGCGAGCGACTTCCTGCCGTACCCGGGGTTCAGCATGTTCCCGTACAAGGAGTACTCGGAGGTGTTCTTCGGGCCCGAGTACAAGGTGCTGCGCGGTGGTTCGTTCGCCGTGGACGCGGTGGCCTGCCGGGGGACGTTCCGCAATTGGGACTATCCGATCCGGCGGCAGATCTTCTCCGGCTTCCGCACCGCCCGTACCCCGGAGGCCATCTGA
- a CDS encoding phosphatase domain-containing protein yields the protein MKSSRPLAVFDLDNTLADTAHRQRFLERKPRDWAAFFAAAPHDPPLTEGVALALESARECEVVYLTGRPERCRRDTVAWLAAHKLPEGRIWMRRDDDRRPARSTKLEILRRLARDREIRVLVDDDELVCQDAERAGFSVVRARWTAESGALKEAQESEGRT from the coding sequence TTGAAGAGCAGCCGGCCGCTCGCCGTGTTCGACCTCGACAACACGCTCGCCGACACCGCGCACCGGCAGCGGTTCCTGGAACGCAAGCCGCGCGACTGGGCGGCGTTCTTCGCCGCCGCGCCGCACGACCCGCCGCTCACCGAGGGCGTCGCGCTGGCCTTGGAGAGCGCGCGCGAGTGCGAGGTCGTCTATCTGACCGGACGGCCCGAACGCTGCCGCCGGGACACGGTCGCCTGGCTCGCCGCGCACAAACTGCCCGAGGGCCGCATCTGGATGCGGCGCGACGACGACCGCAGGCCCGCCCGCAGCACCAAACTGGAGATCCTGCGCCGCCTGGCCCGCGACCGCGAGATCCGCGTCCTGGTGGACGACGACGAACTCGTCTGCCAGGACGCGGAACGCGCGGGCTTCAGCGTCGTACGGGCCCGCTGGACGGCCGAGTCGGGCGCACTGAAGGAGGCGCAGGAGTCCGAGGGCCGGACCTGA
- the egtC gene encoding ergothioneine biosynthesis protein EgtC codes for MCRQLAFLGPPESIGSVVVEPPHGLYRQSWAPRHQRYGTVNADGFGVGWYAEGDPVPARYRRAGPVWADPSFADLARVVRTTALLAAVRDATLAGADGEAAAAPFAAGAWLFGHNGAVIGWPGSVAPLVQALPGEELLSMEARSDSAFLWALVLHRLHAGDDVGRALARTVLEVDAAAPGSRLNLLLTDGTTIAATAWGDTLFHLTGPGPRTVVASEPYDDDPRWQEVPDRTLVIASRTEVRLTPLQDVSGDLASVPPEELRT; via the coding sequence ATGTGCCGTCAACTGGCCTTCCTTGGGCCCCCGGAGTCGATCGGCAGCGTGGTGGTGGAGCCGCCGCACGGGCTGTACCGGCAGTCGTGGGCGCCCCGGCACCAGCGGTACGGAACCGTCAACGCCGATGGTTTCGGCGTCGGTTGGTACGCGGAGGGCGATCCGGTGCCGGCCCGTTACCGGCGTGCCGGGCCCGTCTGGGCGGACCCGTCCTTCGCCGACCTCGCCCGGGTCGTGCGGACCACCGCGCTGCTCGCCGCCGTACGGGACGCGACGCTGGCCGGCGCCGACGGGGAGGCCGCCGCGGCGCCCTTCGCCGCGGGTGCCTGGCTGTTCGGGCACAACGGGGCGGTCATCGGCTGGCCGGGATCCGTCGCACCCCTCGTACAGGCCCTGCCCGGTGAGGAGTTGCTGTCGATGGAGGCGCGCTCCGACTCGGCCTTCCTGTGGGCGCTGGTGCTGCACCGGCTGCACGCCGGTGACGATGTCGGACGGGCGCTGGCCCGCACCGTCCTGGAGGTCGACGCGGCGGCTCCCGGCTCCCGCCTCAACCTGCTGCTCACGGACGGCACGACGATCGCGGCGACCGCCTGGGGGGACACCCTCTTCCACCTGACGGGGCCCGGCCCCCGCACGGTGGTGGCGTCAGAACCGTACGACGACGATCCCCGCTGGCAGGAGGTACCCGACCGCACCCTCGTCATCGCGAGCCGTACCGAGGTACGGCTCACCCCGCTCCAGGACGTGAGCGGCGACCTGGCATCCGTACCACCCGAGGAGCTTCGTACGTGA
- a CDS encoding beta-L-arabinofuranosidase domain-containing protein, with protein sequence MTPHLSRRFLLQSAILAAAAPAFAYAASGRAVAAALPAPSAWTLRPFELKDVSLGQGVFASKRQLMLDHGRGYDVNRLLQVFRANAGLSTGGAVAPGGWEGLDGEANGNLRGHYTGHFLTMLSQAYASTGDQVYADKIRTMLGALTDVRAALRTDPRMLTVTGRWGGAHENVRGSYQYVDLPAAVLGGAAAITLSTWVKPTHDANWQRVFDFGNDTTKYMYLVTRNAGGVPRFAITTNGPGGEQGLNGTAALPLNQWSHLAVTISGTTATLYVNGTAVAQNTSMTLNPSVLGTLTNNWLGRSNFSGDPVYAGAFDEFNVYSRALTAAEITSLQSNEAKKSAAGLGNLASYYFSATSGGTFGDASGRGLTATLRRTWGGPSHQGFLAAYPETQFIALESMTSGDYTKVWAPYYTAHKILKGLLDAYLATDDSRALDLASGMCDWMYSRLSKLPDATLQRMWGIFSSGEFGGIVETIVDLYTITGKADHLALAKLFDLDTLIDACAANTDTLNGLHANQHIPIFTGYVRLYDATGETRYLTAAKNFWGMVVPQRMYGIGGTSTGEFWKARGVIAGTVSDTNAETCCAYNLLKLSRTLFFHEQDPKYMDYYERALYNQVLGSKQDKADAEKPLVTYFIGLTPGHVRDYTPKQGTTCCEGTGMESATKYQDSVYFKSADGASLYVNLYSPSTLAWAEKGVTVTQTTEYPKEQGTTLTIGGGSAAFALRLRVPVWATAGFQVTVNGQAVSGTPVAGSYFTVSRTWQSGDVVRISVPFRLRVEKALDDTSLQALFYGPVNLVARSASTGYLSFGLYRNAALSGDLLPSLTPVSGKPLHYTLNGAEFAPFSEGTEDPTHAYVRRAEPTVVFGTVDSGVANPAKTDGTTLLDEIWAGAPFANKAALVTRVQSTTATWVSAGLLTQAAADTVVSTAQGASYVS encoded by the coding sequence GTGACCCCCCACCTCTCCAGGCGGTTTCTGCTCCAGAGCGCGATCCTCGCGGCGGCGGCACCCGCGTTCGCCTACGCCGCCTCCGGCCGGGCCGTCGCCGCTGCCCTGCCCGCGCCGTCCGCCTGGACGCTGCGCCCCTTCGAGCTGAAGGACGTCTCGCTCGGCCAGGGCGTCTTCGCGAGCAAGCGCCAGCTGATGCTGGACCACGGGCGCGGCTACGACGTGAACCGGCTGCTCCAGGTGTTCCGTGCCAACGCGGGCCTGTCCACCGGCGGCGCGGTCGCCCCGGGCGGCTGGGAGGGCCTGGACGGCGAGGCCAACGGCAACCTGCGCGGCCACTACACCGGCCACTTCCTGACCATGCTGTCGCAGGCGTACGCGAGCACCGGTGACCAGGTGTACGCGGACAAGATCCGCACCATGCTCGGCGCTCTGACCGATGTGCGCGCGGCACTGCGCACCGACCCGCGCATGCTCACCGTCACCGGGAGGTGGGGCGGCGCGCACGAGAACGTCCGGGGCTCCTACCAGTACGTGGACCTCCCGGCAGCCGTACTGGGCGGGGCCGCGGCGATCACCCTGTCGACCTGGGTGAAGCCCACCCACGACGCCAACTGGCAACGCGTCTTCGACTTCGGCAACGACACCACCAAGTACATGTACCTGGTCACCCGCAACGCGGGCGGAGTGCCGCGCTTCGCCATCACCACCAACGGTCCCGGTGGCGAACAGGGCCTCAACGGCACCGCCGCGCTGCCGCTGAACCAGTGGAGCCATCTCGCGGTGACCATCTCCGGCACCACGGCCACCCTCTACGTCAACGGCACCGCCGTCGCCCAGAACACCTCGATGACGCTCAACCCGTCCGTCCTGGGCACCCTGACGAACAACTGGCTCGGCCGCTCGAACTTCTCCGGCGACCCCGTCTACGCGGGCGCCTTCGACGAGTTCAACGTCTACTCGCGCGCCCTGACCGCGGCCGAGATCACCTCGCTCCAGAGCAACGAGGCCAAGAAGTCCGCCGCGGGGCTCGGCAACCTCGCCTCGTACTACTTCTCCGCCACCTCCGGCGGGACGTTCGGTGACGCCTCCGGGCGCGGACTGACCGCCACCCTGCGCCGCACCTGGGGCGGCCCGAGCCACCAGGGCTTCCTCGCCGCCTATCCGGAGACGCAGTTCATCGCACTGGAGTCGATGACGAGCGGCGACTACACGAAGGTGTGGGCGCCCTACTACACCGCGCACAAGATCCTCAAGGGTCTGTTGGACGCCTACCTCGCGACGGACGACTCCCGGGCGCTGGACCTCGCGTCCGGCATGTGCGACTGGATGTACTCGCGGCTGTCCAAGCTGCCCGACGCCACCCTGCAGCGGATGTGGGGGATCTTCTCCAGCGGTGAGTTCGGCGGCATCGTCGAGACCATCGTCGACCTGTACACGATCACCGGCAAGGCCGATCACCTCGCCCTGGCCAAGCTGTTCGACCTCGACACGCTCATCGACGCGTGCGCGGCCAACACCGACACACTCAACGGCCTGCACGCCAACCAGCACATCCCGATCTTCACCGGATACGTACGGCTGTACGACGCGACGGGCGAGACTCGCTATCTGACCGCCGCGAAGAACTTCTGGGGCATGGTCGTCCCGCAGCGCATGTACGGGATCGGCGGCACCAGCACGGGCGAGTTCTGGAAGGCGCGCGGGGTGATCGCGGGGACGGTCAGCGACACCAACGCCGAGACCTGCTGCGCGTACAACCTGCTCAAGCTGAGCCGGACGCTGTTCTTCCACGAGCAGGACCCGAAGTACATGGACTACTACGAGCGGGCGCTCTACAACCAGGTGCTCGGCTCCAAGCAGGACAAGGCCGACGCCGAGAAGCCGCTCGTCACGTACTTCATCGGGCTCACGCCCGGCCATGTGCGCGACTACACGCCCAAGCAGGGCACCACGTGCTGCGAGGGCACGGGCATGGAGAGCGCCACGAAGTACCAGGACTCGGTGTACTTCAAGTCGGCCGACGGCGCCTCCCTGTACGTCAATCTGTACAGCCCCTCCACCCTGGCCTGGGCCGAGAAGGGCGTCACTGTCACCCAGACCACCGAGTATCCGAAGGAGCAGGGCACCACGCTCACGATCGGGGGCGGCAGCGCCGCCTTCGCGCTGCGGCTGCGGGTGCCCGTCTGGGCAACGGCCGGGTTCCAGGTGACCGTCAACGGGCAGGCGGTGAGCGGGACCCCGGTCGCCGGGAGCTACTTCACGGTGTCGCGGACCTGGCAGAGCGGGGATGTCGTACGGATCAGCGTGCCGTTCCGGCTGCGCGTCGAGAAGGCCCTCGACGACACCTCGCTCCAGGCCCTGTTCTACGGGCCGGTGAACCTGGTGGCCCGGAGTGCGAGCACCGGCTATCTGTCGTTCGGGCTGTACCGCAACGCGGCGCTCTCCGGCGATCTGCTGCCCTCCCTCACCCCGGTGAGCGGCAAGCCGCTGCACTACACACTGAACGGCGCCGAGTTCGCCCCCTTCTCCGAGGGGACCGAGGACCCGACGCACGCCTATGTCCGGCGCGCCGAACCCACGGTCGTGTTCGGGACCGTCGACTCCGGGGTCGCCAACCCGGCGAAGACCGACGGCACCACACTGCTCGACGAGATCTGGGCGGGGGCGCCCTTCGCGAACAAGGCAGCACTGGTCACGCGGGTGCAATCGACAACGGCGACCTGGGTGTCGGCGGGGCTGCTCACGCAGGCGGCGGCCGACACGGTGGTGAGCACGGCGCAGGGGGCGTCGTACGTGTCCTGA
- a CDS encoding family 43 glycosylhydrolase produces MVVAVTVPAVVGTPAFAAVPASPAVTFTNPIAEQRADPHIYKHTDGYYYFTATVPAYDRIVLRRATTLQGLATAAETTIWTKHASGDMGAHIWAPEIHFIDGKWYVYFAAGASNDIWKIRPWVLESSSANPITGTWTEKGRIALPLDTFSLDATTFVVNGTRYLSWAQNDPAVGDGTNIYLAKMSNPWTISGTPAMISRPTLSWEIIGHTVNEGPSVIQRNGKVFMAFSASATDANYCLGLLTASASADLLNPASWTKSSQPVFTSNASTGQYGPGHNTFTVSEDGKSDVLVYHDRNYRDISGDPLNDPNRRTRYQKLYWNADGTPNFGIPVSDGLTPVRFSSFNYPDRYIRHWEYRAKLEANVTNLADSQFRIVTGLTGSGTVSLESANFPGYYLRHKNYELWVEKNSGTATFLADASFTRRAGLADSAGVSFESYNFPGRYIRHYNGLIQLQPISTSLDQQDATYYAE; encoded by the coding sequence CTGGTCGTCGCCGTGACCGTGCCCGCCGTCGTCGGCACCCCGGCGTTCGCCGCCGTCCCGGCCTCCCCGGCCGTCACCTTCACCAACCCGATCGCCGAGCAGCGCGCCGACCCGCACATCTACAAGCACACCGACGGCTACTACTACTTCACCGCCACGGTCCCCGCGTACGACCGGATCGTGCTGCGCCGCGCCACCACGCTCCAGGGCCTCGCGACCGCCGCCGAGACGACCATCTGGACCAAGCACGCCAGCGGTGACATGGGCGCCCACATCTGGGCTCCGGAGATCCACTTCATCGACGGCAAGTGGTACGTGTACTTCGCGGCCGGCGCCTCGAACGACATCTGGAAGATCCGCCCGTGGGTCCTGGAGTCCTCGTCCGCCAACCCGATCACCGGGACCTGGACCGAGAAGGGCCGTATCGCGCTGCCCCTGGACACCTTCTCGCTCGACGCGACGACCTTCGTGGTGAACGGCACCCGCTATCTGAGCTGGGCGCAGAACGACCCGGCCGTCGGCGACGGCACCAACATCTACCTCGCGAAGATGTCCAACCCCTGGACCATCAGCGGCACTCCGGCGATGATCTCCCGGCCCACGCTGTCCTGGGAGATCATCGGGCACACGGTGAACGAGGGGCCCTCCGTCATCCAGCGGAACGGGAAGGTCTTCATGGCCTTCTCGGCGAGCGCCACGGACGCCAACTACTGCCTCGGTCTGCTGACCGCGTCCGCCTCCGCCGATCTGCTGAACCCGGCCTCCTGGACGAAGAGTTCGCAGCCGGTGTTCACGAGCAACGCCTCGACCGGGCAGTACGGGCCGGGCCACAACACGTTCACGGTCTCCGAGGACGGCAAGTCCGACGTCCTCGTCTACCACGACCGCAACTACCGGGACATCAGCGGCGATCCGCTCAACGACCCCAACCGGCGCACCCGTTACCAGAAGCTGTACTGGAACGCCGACGGCACCCCGAACTTCGGCATCCCGGTCTCCGACGGGCTCACCCCGGTCCGCTTCTCGTCGTTCAACTACCCGGACCGGTACATCCGGCACTGGGAGTACCGAGCGAAGCTGGAGGCGAACGTCACCAACCTCGCCGACTCGCAGTTCCGGATCGTCACCGGGCTGACCGGCTCCGGAACCGTCTCGCTGGAGTCGGCGAACTTCCCCGGCTACTACCTCCGGCACAAGAACTACGAACTGTGGGTGGAGAAGAACAGCGGCACGGCCACCTTCCTGGCCGACGCCTCCTTCACCCGGCGGGCGGGCCTCGCCGACTCGGCCGGGGTGTCCTTCGAGTCGTACAACTTCCCGGGCCGTTACATCCGGCACTACAACGGTCTGATCCAACTCCAGCCGATCAGCACCTCCCTGGACCAGCAGGACGCGACGTACTACGCCGAGTAG
- a CDS encoding right-handed parallel beta-helix repeat-containing protein, translating into MRNAAIRTGTAVLGTALMTVGMLVGAAEGASAATTLVVATNGDDSAPGTLARPLKTIQKAVDLARPGDTITVRGGTYALTDNITIATSGTASQPISLGTYSGERVVVDGERLPASHTPVGGSIPRGERGAIHQEASYWRISGLEIVNGPYGVYCDGCNNNVFALLVTHDNYESGFQLQGASANNQILDLDSYGNRDPRKNGESADGLAIKEGSGTGNVVRGARLWNNVDDGFDAWKFTSPITIENTITYGNGFNRWNFPDFAGDGNGFKLGGGTPAPAVAHVLRNTAAFKNAAHGITDNGNPGAIGINRSTAYGNAGTGFDMDVSGGRATLTANLSVADGRAVALGSATVSTGNSWNLGGTWNAASVLSTDPAAITGARRADGSLPAATSFLVPRAGTNIGARF; encoded by the coding sequence ATGCGCAACGCAGCGATCCGGACGGGCACGGCGGTACTGGGAACCGCGTTAATGACAGTGGGGATGCTCGTGGGCGCCGCCGAGGGGGCGAGTGCCGCGACGACGCTCGTCGTGGCGACCAACGGCGACGACTCGGCGCCGGGCACGCTCGCGCGCCCCCTGAAGACCATCCAGAAGGCCGTCGACCTGGCCCGGCCGGGCGACACGATCACCGTACGCGGGGGCACCTACGCCCTCACGGACAACATCACCATCGCCACCTCCGGCACCGCGTCCCAGCCCATCTCCCTGGGCACCTACTCGGGCGAGCGGGTCGTCGTCGACGGGGAGCGACTGCCCGCCAGTCACACACCCGTCGGGGGCAGCATTCCGCGCGGCGAGCGGGGTGCGATCCACCAGGAGGCCTCGTACTGGCGGATCTCGGGGCTGGAGATCGTGAACGGGCCGTACGGCGTCTACTGCGACGGCTGCAACAACAACGTCTTCGCCCTCCTCGTCACCCACGACAACTACGAGTCCGGTTTCCAGCTCCAGGGCGCCTCCGCCAACAACCAGATCCTGGACCTGGACAGTTACGGCAACCGTGACCCGCGCAAGAACGGCGAGAGCGCGGACGGCCTTGCCATCAAGGAAGGCAGCGGGACCGGCAACGTCGTGCGGGGCGCGCGGCTGTGGAACAACGTGGACGACGGCTTCGACGCCTGGAAGTTCACCTCGCCGATCACGATCGAGAACACCATCACGTACGGCAACGGCTTCAACCGCTGGAACTTCCCCGACTTCGCGGGCGACGGCAACGGCTTCAAGCTCGGCGGCGGCACCCCGGCGCCCGCCGTGGCGCACGTCCTGCGCAACACGGCCGCGTTCAAGAACGCGGCGCACGGCATCACCGACAACGGCAATCCGGGCGCCATCGGCATCAACCGCAGTACCGCGTACGGGAATGCGGGTACCGGCTTCGACATGGACGTCTCCGGGGGACGCGCCACCCTCACCGCCAATCTGTCGGTCGCCGACGGACGTGCCGTCGCCCTCGGCTCCGCCACCGTCTCGACCGGCAACTCCTGGAATCTGGGCGGCACTTGGAATGCCGCTTCGGTGCTGAGCACCGACCCGGCGGCGATCACAGGTGCGCGTCGCGCGGACGGTTCACTGCCCGCGGCCACCAGCTTCCTGGTGCCGCGTGCGGGAACGAACATCGGCGCCCGCTTCTAG
- a CDS encoding dodecin, whose protein sequence is MSNHTYRVTEIVGTSHEGVDQAVRNGISRASQTLRNLDWFEITQVRGQIVDGQIEHYQVGLKVGFRLEDGE, encoded by the coding sequence ATGTCCAACCACACCTACCGGGTCACCGAGATCGTCGGCACCTCGCACGAAGGCGTCGACCAGGCCGTCCGCAACGGCATCAGCCGGGCCTCGCAGACCCTGCGCAATCTGGACTGGTTCGAGATCACGCAGGTCAGGGGCCAGATCGTGGACGGGCAGATCGAGCACTACCAGGTCGGCCTGAAGGTCGGTTTCCGGCTGGAGGACGGCGAGTGA